The Rhopalosiphum maidis isolate BTI-1 chromosome 4, ASM367621v3, whole genome shotgun sequence region tataattttataggggTTTGTGCATGTGTCGACCGCTTATTCACATTGTCCCAGGGGTGAAATCAAAGAAAAATACTATCCTGTTCCAATTACGACCAAGGtgctaaaaaatatgtttagtcTCAATAATTCTACACCAAGGTAAACATTTCTCAtacaaataaagttaatatttacaaataattatagttttttttctcggATAACGTTTTTTGTAAGAGAAAAACTAcactaaaaatttagtttataatacatttgctttattgtatttcaaattataataaaaatatttttgaagttatTAGTATAGGTATAGCAGTATTGACATACTTTTTGtagtatgaatttaaaaacattcaaatgtattaaaaatgcttaGCCTTACTGACGGTggtttacctattattatgtttttaaaattcaaaaatcatttttcatacatttttttgtgaaatttacttttttatgaaAGAAATAAAGACCATAcagaatataatgatatttgtttatttattaaaaatgtatgtgaaaAGTGTATCTATCTaatctatttttctatatgTGCTAACAaagaacttatttaaaatattaacttatatatgtgatttttagaattttagaagATTGGCCcaatacatattgttttacaaaagCAATTGCAGAAAATTTGGTGTTAATAAATGGTATTCATTTACCAATTTCAGTATTTCGTCCATCAATTAGtaagttcattatatttattttattcgtttagtttaaaatcatatacttAAAACAAGAAATAGGCTGAATTTGTTACACTATACATTTTCACCTTTGTATGGGGGACGGGAATGTATTATAGTCTTATATACTttgtattggttttatttaacatccttataaattattttatacatattatttaattttttaattggacATAGTAATGATTttctatattgaaatatttagagTCTTAATGATGTTATTTCATCtcttatacaaaaatgtatgattcaACATATCTGTTGAGGAGTTAGTGGcagtaaaacattaataaatttcttgattattatgatagtattatgtgtataataaatatatatatccaatGCTCAAATTGGGAAAAATTAAGTAGAGGAGCTCAATccaatgatttaaaaactgcGTTCCAAGTGCACAATTACTTAACACAGACCCACGGGAGCCGCCGCTTTCAACACGCCCCCTTACCAATCTActcatattttgaatactttgTTTTTAGCTACACAGATAATTAAATtccaatcataatatattttgatagaaaTACCTACGTCCTATATGTTacagtagaaaataaaaaaataataataatgaacatacataatttattcaatatactaaatagataacaaaattaataattaaatcgttttttatatttaaaaaccgtAAAATTCGTTATATAATTGACGtaagttgaaataattaatttaataacaattattttggacATAAGTTTGTGTCGTCCCTCCGTTTCAGTAAAAACATATAGTTAGGGTATAGGcacgcaaaaataaaatagtacagGAGCTCGTCTTCTTCCTGCACCCTCCCCCATTTCGAGTACTGTATATATCGTTATAgagatacaaaatattataatacaaatagtgtatattaagttaatttctttatttttttaggaaggtaatttttagaatttattaaaacgatttttctttaaaaaaaataaaaaaaataattaaacttcttatgaatgaaatacaataaaataaagtgctaaaataaagaaaatattaaaaattaaattacactcAATACGTGTTTgtgtttaactatttaaattctacattattatatgttcataattttttttagtcggATGTACAAAATCGGAACCTGATCCCGGTTGGCTGGAAAACATGAACGGACCGTCTGCCATAGTTGCCGGTGTTATGACTGGATTCTTGAGGACCATTCcgattgtcaaaaataaagttacgGACATAGTACCAGCGGATTACACCGTAAATGCATTAATTAGTGTCATGTGGGACACTgtgaataggtatatattattgcaatgCGTATTCGCTGTATTCAAATGCGCATAATCATACGGTCGTgtgtaaaagtataaattcgtAACGCcattgtaaaatgtttgatactggtgataattttcaaattttagataTCAAAACACAAATCTGATAAATCAGgaaccaaaaatatataattacgttTCTAGTGTCGAAAGTCCCTTGTTATGGGGCagatttataaaagaaatgaATGGTCATTATCATGAAGCTCCACCTTTACAGTCAATATGgtatatgttttgtattttttattccaaTTTATGGATTGTAAAAATTTTGAGATTCCTATTCCACCGGATACCAGCTACgttgattgattttttgcTAATCGCATGCGGTAAAAGTCCTAAGTAAGTGTTGTTTAAGTTTTCACTTATctgtacgtattattattgtgacatgtattgttttttaaatgtataagtattataaaaggaaatctaatatagaaattacaactttaaaagaaATCGGAATATGagcttaattaaaaaaaaataatttaacaattattagtaatttaaacgtatttttatgtttatttatagaatgttgaaaatgtatgtaaaaacgGAATGCATGATAGATTTACTTTATGAGTTTACTACGAGACAGTGGAAATTCGACAATAGTAACACCAGAGAACTGTGGTCATTATTAAGTCAAGACGACCGTAACACATTTTGGTACAGCTTGGAAGAATTTGATTGGGCGTCctatgtaaaaatttatttctatggTATCAGAAAACACGTGTTACATGAAAAATTGAGTAACGTGGCTAGAGCTACGGTAAAAAATCGAAAGTACGATATTTTgcttgaattcaatttttcttcaataatgatatatttattcgttttttatgtattgtttttagattattttggtTGCAtcagttatgtatttatgtatttatttacgttACTTTTCAAGTATGTTGGACGTTTGTATCGTATTTCTATTGATTGACAAAATGTATTGGTACAGAATATTTCAGTGGTTATAATAAGTTgtcaattgtaattaataaattaatatatgtatcactgatttaatattgtttttataaaataaaattaattatgtttatgtactagttattgagtataatattaatatattccatatgtctaaaagatatttaatttttcgatCCATATGGACTATATGGCTATACGtatgattgataataatacctaatttaattaaatacattttttataataacgtcTAATAGACCAGGAACAATTGacgaaatttgaaaaaaagatatttctgaataagaaaataagaaaaaagtttaatattatgtatgtgtatatcacaaaatgtggccttttaattaagtatatattattaaaaagtaaagcGTATTTCCAtcacataatgtataaaaacttctattatcattgtttgagttgtttttttttataaaaattgttttaaatatttgtttttactttttcagttagtttttattttatatgtcaaAATAAGGGGAAATATATAGTGTTTTTATGCCATTAATTTTCGATAATATTCTCCGTATATGGCGTtggcattataaattaattacaaatttatctaaatttaccaacaaaaaaaacgtcattagtcattatattCACATGATCATTATTGTAAGAAGTAAGacattacacatataataaccgaaaaatattatattattatataaaacatgtcaTTATAAATGGTTTCTACtaccaaattttttatgatctaatgatagtttaataaaatgattatatgttGTCGACACGTTTTAGAAGACAACTTGGCTCATAAGAGTTTTCAATtcgaataatatgatttgaacTAAAATTCTTA contains the following coding sequences:
- the LOC113548666 gene encoding fatty acyl-CoA reductase wat-like, whose protein sequence is MEACIPETFRSGTVLVTGSTGFLGKILVEKILRSCPIKKIAILVRNKKGIDANQRVADIYKQAVFDRLRSEKPDFMDFIKIIEGNLEDSSMGLVTANRDWVVENVNFVFHCAATIKFNETLESASKINILGTEKLLSLATQMKNLKGFVHVSTAYSHCPRGEIKEKYYPVPITTKVLKNMFSLNNSTPRILEDWPNTYCFTKAIAENLVLINGIHLPISVFRPSIIGCTKSEPDPGWLENMNGPSAIVAGVMTGFLRTIPIVKNKVTDIVPADYTVNALISVMWDTVNRYQNTNLINQEPKIYNYVSSVESPLLWGRFIKEMNGHYHEAPPLQSIWYMFCIFYSNLWIVKILRFLFHRIPATLIDFLLIACGKSPKMLKMYVKTECMIDLLYEFTTRQWKFDNSNTRELWSLLSQDDRNTFWYSLEEFDWASYVKIYFYGIRKHVLHEKLSNVARATVKNRKLFWLHQLCIYVFIYVTFQVCWTFVSYFY